Proteins encoded by one window of Nocardioides euryhalodurans:
- a CDS encoding TetR/AcrR family transcriptional regulator yields the protein MAQQAPESDGRRTAAATRRRQREADIIAATRRLFDETGVRDAQIEQIASAVGINRAIVYRHFTGKEELFALTLVEYLDELREALADADAAGGEPADRLTRITGAFVDYGVAHPAFVDCAQTLMRRTGPELLEEMSESAVWRLGRAISTCLAVLESALEAGVDAGDFRVDDPVLLANMLYASGLGALQLARVGIQVKESAPGVPMVGQVSAEQVRDHLVASALALATR from the coding sequence ATGGCGCAGCAGGCACCCGAGAGCGACGGCCGGCGTACGGCCGCGGCCACCCGGCGCCGCCAGCGGGAGGCCGACATCATCGCGGCGACCCGGCGGCTCTTCGACGAGACCGGCGTCCGCGACGCCCAGATCGAGCAGATCGCGAGCGCGGTCGGCATCAACCGGGCGATCGTCTACCGCCACTTCACGGGCAAGGAGGAGCTCTTCGCGCTGACGCTCGTCGAGTACCTCGACGAGCTGCGGGAGGCGCTCGCCGACGCGGACGCCGCCGGCGGCGAGCCGGCCGACCGGCTGACCCGGATCACCGGCGCCTTCGTCGACTACGGCGTCGCCCACCCTGCGTTCGTCGACTGCGCCCAGACCCTGATGCGCCGCACCGGCCCCGAGCTGCTCGAGGAGATGTCGGAGTCGGCGGTGTGGCGCCTCGGCCGCGCGATCTCCACCTGCCTGGCCGTCCTGGAGTCGGCGCTCGAGGCGGGCGTGGACGCCGGCGACTTCCGAGTGGACGATCCGGTGCTGCTGGCCAACATGCTCTACGCCAGCGGCCTCGGCGCCCTGCAGCTCGCCCGGGTCGGCATCCAGGTCAAGGAGTCCGCCCCCGGCGTACCGATGGTCGGGCAGGTGTCCGCCGAGCAGGTGCGCGACCACCTCGTCGCCAGCGCGCTCGCCCTCGCCACCCGCTGA
- a CDS encoding ATP-dependent DNA ligase, whose translation MLIADLVTTSSTVAATRSRKAKVVALAEALDRAERDELPLVVSYLGGALRQRRTGLGWRGLQSLPDPADEPSLTVTEVHQAFDELAALAGSGSQQARATARDELFGRATTEEQRWLRGLVTGEVRQGALDALVQEALAAAADVRLASVRRAAMLSGSTVAVAQAAFEGEEALAAVGLEVGRPVLPMLASSAPDVAAALAKAAPDGAPVAVDTKLDGIRIQVHRDGDEVVVATRSLDDITHRLPEVVALARSLPADRFVLDGEAIALDDDGRPRPFQETASRTSMDAGVAVTAYFFDLLHLDGRDLLDTPGEERAAALEALVPESSRVPRIVTADPAEAEAFAAEVLAAGHEGVVVKGLGSPYAAGRRGAAWVKVKPVHTLDLVVLAVEWGSGRRQGWLSNIHLGARDPETGGFVMLGKTFKGMTDEVLAWQTERFTELATSPADGSAYVVEVRPEQVVEIAFDGLQRSTRYPGGLALRFARVVRYREDKTADDADTIETVRTLAGGS comes from the coding sequence GTGCTGATCGCCGACCTGGTCACGACCTCCTCGACGGTCGCGGCGACCCGTTCGCGCAAGGCGAAGGTCGTGGCGCTCGCCGAGGCGCTCGACCGCGCCGAGCGCGACGAGCTGCCACTGGTGGTGTCCTACCTCGGCGGTGCGCTGCGGCAACGGCGCACCGGTCTCGGCTGGCGGGGGCTGCAGTCGCTCCCCGACCCCGCCGACGAGCCGTCGCTCACGGTCACCGAGGTGCACCAGGCGTTCGACGAGCTGGCCGCGCTCGCGGGCAGCGGGTCGCAGCAGGCGCGGGCCACCGCCCGGGACGAGCTCTTCGGCCGGGCGACGACCGAGGAGCAGCGGTGGCTGCGAGGGCTGGTGACCGGCGAGGTGCGCCAGGGCGCGCTCGACGCGCTGGTGCAGGAGGCGCTCGCGGCCGCGGCCGACGTACGCCTGGCGTCCGTGCGACGGGCGGCGATGCTGTCGGGGTCGACCGTCGCGGTGGCGCAGGCTGCCTTCGAGGGCGAGGAGGCCCTCGCCGCGGTCGGGCTGGAGGTCGGCCGCCCGGTGCTGCCGATGCTCGCCTCCAGCGCTCCCGACGTCGCCGCCGCGCTGGCCAAGGCCGCGCCCGACGGCGCCCCGGTCGCGGTCGACACCAAGCTCGACGGGATCCGGATCCAGGTCCACCGTGACGGCGACGAGGTCGTGGTCGCCACCCGCAGCCTCGACGACATCACCCACCGGCTGCCGGAGGTGGTCGCGCTGGCCCGGTCGCTGCCGGCCGATCGCTTCGTGCTCGACGGCGAGGCGATCGCGCTCGACGACGACGGCCGGCCGCGCCCGTTCCAGGAGACGGCGTCGCGCACCTCCATGGACGCCGGGGTGGCGGTGACGGCCTACTTCTTCGACCTGCTCCACCTCGACGGTCGCGACCTCCTCGACACCCCGGGCGAGGAGCGCGCGGCGGCGCTGGAGGCGCTGGTGCCCGAGTCCTCGCGGGTGCCGCGGATCGTGACCGCCGACCCGGCCGAGGCCGAGGCTTTCGCCGCCGAGGTGCTGGCCGCCGGCCACGAGGGCGTCGTGGTCAAGGGCCTGGGGTCTCCCTACGCCGCGGGTCGGCGTGGCGCAGCGTGGGTCAAGGTGAAACCGGTCCACACGCTCGACCTCGTCGTGCTCGCGGTCGAGTGGGGCTCGGGCCGCCGCCAGGGCTGGCTGTCCAACATCCACCTCGGCGCGCGCGACCCGGAGACGGGCGGGTTCGTGATGCTGGGCAAGACCTTCAAGGGCATGACCGACGAGGTGCTCGCGTGGCAGACCGAGCGGTTCACCGAGCTGGCGACCTCACCGGCCGACGGCTCGGCGTACGTCGTGGAGGTCCGGCCGGAGCAGGTGGTCGAGATCGCCTTCGACGGCCTGCAGCGCTCGACCCGCTATCCCGGCGGGCTCGCGCTGCGCTTCGCGCGGGTCGTCCGCTACCGCGAGGACAAGACGGCCGACGACGCCGACACCATCGAGACGGTCCGGACGCTCGCCGGGGGCTCGTGA
- a CDS encoding tryptophan 2,3-dioxygenase, protein MPDSTRRDLEAGIETDFRRQMSYGDYLCLDQLLSAQRPQSDPPQHDELLFIVQHQTSELWLKLMVHELRSARALLAADDLAPALKRLARVKHIQHTLTDQWSVLATMTPSEYAEIRPFLATSSGFQSAQYREVEFLLGNKDADMVPVHAHDPAARDVLARLLGEPSLYDEFLRHLARTGYAVPADLVERDWSVKHRAHDGLVDLFATVYAAPEEHWGVYETCEELVDLEDNFQEWRFRHLQVVQRTIGHKSGTGGSSGVAFLRRALDLTFFPELYEVRTRIGG, encoded by the coding sequence GTGCCCGACTCCACCCGCCGCGACCTCGAGGCCGGCATCGAGACCGACTTCCGCAGGCAGATGTCCTACGGCGACTACCTCTGCCTCGACCAGCTGCTCTCGGCGCAACGGCCCCAGAGCGACCCGCCGCAGCACGACGAGCTGCTCTTCATCGTCCAGCACCAGACCAGCGAGCTGTGGCTCAAGCTGATGGTCCACGAGCTGCGCTCGGCGCGGGCCCTGCTGGCGGCCGACGACCTGGCCCCGGCACTGAAGCGGCTGGCCCGGGTCAAGCACATCCAGCACACGCTGACCGACCAGTGGTCGGTGCTGGCGACGATGACCCCGAGCGAGTACGCCGAGATCCGGCCGTTCCTCGCCACCTCCTCGGGCTTCCAGTCGGCGCAGTACCGCGAGGTGGAGTTCCTGCTCGGCAACAAGGACGCCGACATGGTGCCCGTCCACGCCCACGACCCGGCGGCCCGTGACGTGCTCGCTCGGCTGCTGGGCGAGCCCTCCCTCTACGACGAGTTCCTGCGCCACCTCGCCCGCACCGGTTACGCGGTGCCCGCGGACCTCGTCGAGCGCGACTGGTCGGTCAAGCACCGTGCGCACGACGGACTGGTCGACCTGTTCGCGACCGTCTACGCCGCGCCCGAGGAGCACTGGGGCGTCTACGAGACGTGCGAGGAGCTGGTCGACCTCGAGGACAACTTCCAGGAGTGGCGCTTCCGACACCTGCAGGTGGTGCAGCGGACGATCGGCCACAAGAGCGGCACCGGCGGCTCCTCCGGTGTCGCGTTCCTGCGGCGGGCGCTGGACCTGACCTTCTTCCCCGAGCTCTACGAGGTGCGGACCCGCATCGGCGGGTGA
- a CDS encoding DNA-3-methyladenine glycosylase family protein, whose amino-acid sequence MTSPSDPSAPRASTRLWRPDWAVPVGEVLGQQRHGGSDPTYKVDFQGRHWRGLRTPEGEATLMIDARLRDGEVHAAAWGEGAEWALASVPGLLGADDDPSGFEPTHRVLADVWRHHRDWRIGRTGLVMEALVPAIIEQKVTGQEAFAGFRNLVHRWGNRAPGPGHDLGVWVQPDADTLRTIPSWEWLKLHIDPARSKAVVLAARVAHAIERTATMSPQEADKALRSLPGIGRWTSAEVRQRAMGDADAVSFGDYHVAKDIGWALTGSAFDDDELEAYLEPYRPHRGRVQGLVALAGLHRPRLGPRMAPRTHLPA is encoded by the coding sequence GTGACCTCACCCTCGGACCCGTCGGCACCGCGCGCCAGCACGCGGCTGTGGCGGCCCGACTGGGCGGTGCCCGTCGGGGAGGTGCTCGGCCAGCAGCGCCACGGCGGCAGCGACCCGACCTACAAGGTCGACTTCCAGGGGCGCCACTGGCGCGGGCTCCGTACGCCGGAGGGCGAGGCGACCCTGATGATCGACGCCCGGCTGCGCGACGGCGAGGTGCACGCCGCGGCCTGGGGCGAGGGCGCCGAGTGGGCGCTCGCCTCGGTGCCGGGCCTGCTCGGTGCCGACGACGACCCGAGCGGCTTCGAGCCGACCCACCGGGTCCTCGCCGACGTCTGGCGCCACCACCGCGACTGGCGGATCGGGCGCACCGGCCTGGTGATGGAGGCGCTGGTGCCCGCGATCATCGAGCAGAAGGTCACCGGCCAGGAGGCGTTCGCGGGCTTCCGCAACCTCGTCCACCGGTGGGGCAACCGCGCTCCCGGGCCGGGCCACGACCTGGGCGTGTGGGTGCAGCCGGACGCCGACACCCTGCGCACCATCCCGTCGTGGGAGTGGCTCAAGCTCCACATCGACCCGGCCCGCTCCAAGGCGGTCGTGCTCGCGGCCCGGGTCGCCCACGCCATCGAGCGGACCGCGACCATGAGCCCGCAGGAGGCCGACAAGGCGCTCCGGTCGTTGCCCGGGATCGGGCGGTGGACCAGCGCCGAGGTGCGCCAACGGGCGATGGGTGACGCCGACGCGGTCTCGTTCGGCGACTACCACGTGGCCAAGGACATCGGCTGGGCGCTCACCGGCTCGGCCTTCGACGACGACGAGCTCGAGGCGTACCTCGAGCCCTACCGTCCGCACCGCGGCCGGGTGCAGGGCCTGGTCGCCCTCGCGGGGCTCCACCGGCCCCGGCTGGGTCCCCGGATGGCGCCGCGCACCCACCTCCCCGCCTGA
- a CDS encoding phospholipase D-like domain-containing protein: MRATRGSGAERVFRALRRSVLAVLGLQLALAVGMSLVDSYRRRNKKPKPFPTTAPRTVELGAGSITTYTYGRDLYADMLAAIEGAQRQVLFESYIWKGDEVGEQFKQALADAAGRGVEVYCIYDGFANLVVSPLFKSFPPTMKVLRYPVYNAGWRFFDLRRYGRDHRKILVVDDAVGFVGGYNVGTAYATEWRDTHVRIDGPAVWDLKRAFADFWNLNRRRILGTSERPLLLEAAAQWESRIRVHRNVPRLWMFPIRGMYLEAISRASRNIWMTQAYFLPDQDFVDELVAAAQRGVDVRLLVPLKSNHVVADWVSRGYYAQLLRAGVRILRFKDAMVHAKTATVDGTWSTVGTANIDRLSLTGNYEINVEAIDEDFAQSLEEVFQLDQTNCLELTLHEWEARDLHRRFTEFLLTPFRPLL, encoded by the coding sequence GTGCGCGCGACGAGGGGATCCGGGGCCGAGCGGGTGTTCCGCGCGCTGCGCCGCTCGGTGCTCGCCGTCCTCGGGCTGCAGCTCGCGCTGGCGGTCGGGATGTCGCTCGTCGACTCCTACCGTCGGCGCAACAAGAAGCCGAAGCCGTTCCCGACCACCGCACCCCGGACCGTCGAGCTGGGTGCCGGGTCGATCACGACCTACACCTACGGTCGGGACCTGTACGCCGACATGCTGGCGGCGATCGAGGGCGCCCAGCGGCAGGTGCTCTTCGAGAGCTACATCTGGAAGGGCGACGAGGTCGGCGAGCAGTTCAAGCAGGCGCTGGCCGACGCCGCCGGACGGGGCGTCGAGGTCTACTGCATCTACGACGGCTTCGCCAACCTCGTCGTCTCGCCCCTGTTCAAGAGCTTCCCACCGACGATGAAGGTGCTGCGCTACCCGGTCTACAACGCCGGCTGGCGGTTCTTCGACCTGCGACGCTACGGGCGCGACCACCGCAAGATCCTCGTGGTCGACGACGCGGTGGGGTTCGTCGGCGGCTACAACGTGGGGACGGCGTACGCCACCGAGTGGCGCGACACCCACGTCCGGATCGACGGACCGGCGGTGTGGGACCTCAAGCGGGCCTTCGCCGACTTCTGGAACCTCAACCGGCGACGGATCCTCGGCACCAGCGAGCGGCCGCTGCTGCTCGAGGCCGCGGCGCAGTGGGAGTCGCGGATCCGGGTCCACCGCAACGTGCCGCGGCTGTGGATGTTCCCGATCCGCGGGATGTACCTCGAGGCGATCAGTCGGGCCTCGCGCAACATCTGGATGACGCAGGCCTACTTCCTCCCAGACCAGGACTTCGTCGACGAGCTCGTGGCCGCGGCCCAGCGCGGGGTCGACGTACGACTGCTGGTCCCGCTGAAGTCCAACCACGTCGTCGCCGACTGGGTCTCGCGCGGCTACTACGCCCAGCTGCTACGCGCGGGGGTGCGGATCCTGCGCTTCAAGGACGCGATGGTGCACGCCAAGACCGCCACCGTGGACGGCACCTGGTCGACCGTCGGCACCGCCAACATCGACCGGTTGAGCCTCACCGGCAACTACGAGATCAACGTCGAGGCGATCGACGAGGACTTCGCGCAGTCGCTGGAGGAGGTCTTCCAGCTCGACCAGACCAACTGCCTCGAGCTGACCCTGCACGAGTGGGAGGCGCGCGACCTGCACCGACGCTTCACGGAGTTCCTGCTGACGCCGTTCCGCCCCCTGCTCTGA
- the uvrB gene encoding excinuclease ABC subunit UvrB, giving the protein MRPVTDLERRVAPFKVESDYQPSGDQPAAIAEITERIQGGVEDVVLLGATGTGKTATVAWVAEQLQRPVLVMQPNKTLAAQFANELRQLFPNNAVEYFVSYYDYYQPEAYVPQTDTYIEKDSSINEEVERLRHSATNSLLTRRDVIVVSTVSCIYGLGTPQEYVDRMIRLKVGQEHDRDEMLRRLVQIQYTRNDMAFTRGTFRVRGDTLEIFPVYEELAIRIEFFGDEIERLMTLHPVTGEVLTEDEELHIFPATHYVAGPERMERAIAGIESELEEQLATFERQGKLLEAQRLRMRTTYDIEMMRQVGSCSGIENYSMHIDGRSRGSAPNCLLDYFPEDFVLVVDESHVAVPQIGGMYEGDMSRKRNLVDHGFRLPSAMDNRPLRWEEFLDRIGQTIYLSATPGNYELDKVQGDVVQQIIRPTGLIDPEVVVKPTKGQIDDLIHEIRTRVEKNERVLVTTLTKKMSEDLTDYLLDAGVRTRYLHSEVDTLKRIELLRDLRLGEYDVLVGINLLREGLDLPEVSLVSILDADKEGFLRSDKSLIQTIGRAARNVSGQVHMYADKVTPSMEAAIDETNRRRQIQIDYNTERGLDPMPLRKKIADITEMLAREDENTQALLQTWADVGQKGRAGGVKAGKSPTPALSRLHDELPDTAGIPATELADLIQQLTDQMKAAAGDLQFEVAARLRDEISELKKELRQMMEATK; this is encoded by the coding sequence ATGCGGCCAGTGACCGATCTCGAGCGCCGGGTGGCGCCCTTCAAGGTGGAGTCCGACTACCAGCCGTCGGGCGACCAGCCGGCGGCGATCGCCGAGATCACCGAGCGGATCCAGGGCGGGGTCGAGGACGTGGTGCTGCTCGGCGCGACCGGCACCGGCAAGACCGCCACCGTCGCGTGGGTGGCCGAGCAGCTGCAGCGTCCGGTGCTGGTGATGCAGCCCAACAAGACGCTGGCGGCCCAGTTCGCCAACGAGCTGCGCCAGCTCTTCCCCAACAACGCGGTCGAGTACTTCGTCTCCTACTACGACTACTACCAGCCGGAGGCGTACGTCCCCCAGACCGACACCTACATCGAGAAGGACTCCTCCATCAACGAGGAGGTCGAGCGGCTCCGCCACTCCGCGACCAACAGCCTGTTGACGCGCCGCGACGTGATCGTGGTGTCCACCGTCTCCTGCATCTACGGCCTCGGCACCCCGCAGGAGTACGTCGACCGGATGATCCGGCTGAAGGTCGGCCAGGAGCACGACCGCGACGAGATGCTCCGGCGGCTGGTCCAGATCCAGTACACCCGCAACGACATGGCCTTCACCCGCGGCACGTTCCGGGTCCGCGGCGACACCCTCGAGATCTTCCCGGTCTACGAGGAGCTGGCGATCCGGATCGAGTTCTTCGGCGACGAGATCGAGCGGCTGATGACGCTGCACCCCGTCACCGGCGAGGTCCTCACCGAGGACGAGGAGCTCCACATCTTCCCGGCGACCCACTACGTCGCCGGTCCGGAGCGGATGGAGCGGGCCATCGCCGGCATCGAGTCCGAGCTCGAGGAGCAGCTCGCGACCTTCGAGCGCCAGGGCAAGCTGCTCGAGGCGCAGCGGCTGCGGATGCGGACGACGTATGACATCGAGATGATGCGCCAGGTGGGGTCGTGCTCGGGCATCGAGAACTACTCCATGCACATCGACGGTCGCTCCCGCGGCTCGGCGCCCAACTGCCTGCTCGACTACTTCCCCGAGGACTTCGTGCTCGTCGTCGACGAGTCCCACGTGGCCGTGCCCCAGATCGGTGGCATGTACGAGGGCGACATGTCCCGCAAGCGCAACCTCGTCGACCACGGGTTCCGGCTCCCCAGCGCGATGGACAACCGGCCGCTGCGGTGGGAGGAGTTCCTCGACCGGATCGGCCAGACGATCTACCTCTCCGCGACCCCGGGCAACTACGAGCTCGACAAGGTGCAGGGCGACGTCGTCCAGCAGATCATCCGACCGACCGGCCTGATCGACCCCGAGGTCGTCGTCAAGCCGACCAAGGGCCAGATCGACGACCTGATCCACGAGATCCGGACCCGCGTCGAGAAGAACGAGCGGGTCCTGGTCACCACGCTCACCAAGAAGATGTCCGAGGACCTCACCGACTACCTCCTCGACGCCGGCGTCCGGACCCGCTACCTCCACTCCGAGGTCGACACGCTCAAGCGGATCGAGCTGCTGCGCGACCTGCGCCTCGGCGAGTACGACGTCCTGGTCGGGATCAACCTGCTGCGCGAGGGCCTCGACCTCCCCGAGGTGTCGCTGGTCTCGATCCTCGACGCCGACAAGGAGGGCTTCCTGCGCTCCGACAAGTCCCTGATCCAGACCATCGGCCGCGCCGCGCGCAACGTGTCGGGTCAGGTCCACATGTACGCCGACAAGGTCACGCCGTCGATGGAGGCCGCCATCGACGAGACCAACCGGCGCCGCCAGATCCAGATCGACTACAACACCGAGCGCGGGCTCGACCCGATGCCGCTGCGCAAGAAGATCGCCGACATCACCGAGATGCTCGCCCGTGAGGACGAGAACACCCAGGCGCTCCTGCAGACCTGGGCCGACGTCGGCCAGAAGGGCCGCGCAGGTGGCGTGAAGGCCGGCAAGTCCCCGACCCCGGCGCTCTCGAGGCTCCACGACGAGCTGCCCGACACCGCCGGCATCCCCGCGACGGAGCTGGCCGACCTGATCCAGCAGCTCACCGACCAGATGAAGGCCGCCGCCGGCGATCTCCAGTTCGAGGTCGCCGCCCGGCTGCGCGACGAGATCTCCGAGCTCAAGAAGGAGCTCCGCCAGATGATGGAGGCGACGAAGTGA
- a CDS encoding VOC family protein, which yields MTAKTVQVTFDCADPRALSLFWNEVLGYELPPPPPGFESWDAFAESLPPEHRNSASACQDPAGEGPRLFFQRVPEGKAAKNRVHLDVRAAPGLEGEERMAALEAEAGRLVGLGATRVERHEPAPPLSGGHVVMLDPEGNEFCLD from the coding sequence ATGACGGCCAAGACCGTGCAGGTCACCTTCGACTGCGCCGACCCCCGTGCCCTGTCGCTGTTCTGGAACGAGGTGCTCGGCTACGAGCTGCCGCCACCGCCGCCCGGCTTCGAGTCCTGGGACGCGTTCGCGGAGAGCCTGCCGCCCGAGCACCGAAACAGCGCCTCGGCCTGTCAGGACCCGGCCGGCGAGGGGCCGCGGCTGTTCTTCCAGCGGGTGCCGGAGGGCAAGGCCGCCAAGAACCGCGTCCACCTCGACGTCCGGGCCGCCCCCGGTCTCGAGGGGGAGGAGCGGATGGCCGCGCTGGAGGCGGAGGCCGGGCGGCTCGTCGGGCTCGGCGCCACCAGGGTCGAGCGCCACGAGCCGGCCCCGCCGCTGTCGGGCGGCCACGTGGTGATGCTGGACCCCGAGGGCAACGAGTTCTGCCTCGACTGA
- a CDS encoding hemerythrin domain-containing protein, producing MTAIDLGRPVQGDVIDLILDDHRRFEALLRDLRDASSDRDAVRAAFAALHVAHAEAEEKYVYPKLRRKGAVGEHEAEHGEEEHAEGHEALLAVLELKGTDTQAFDDAVEELATAVNHHLTEEELTILNPAREEVGERVRADLGQEFAAERNRQIDDDCGSLTNVRRIVAGARREGLLDDEDDED from the coding sequence ATGACTGCCATCGACCTCGGACGGCCCGTGCAGGGCGACGTCATCGACCTGATCCTCGACGACCACCGGCGCTTCGAGGCGCTGCTTCGCGACCTCCGGGACGCCAGCAGCGACCGCGACGCGGTCCGCGCCGCCTTCGCCGCCCTCCACGTCGCCCACGCGGAGGCCGAGGAGAAGTACGTCTACCCCAAGCTCCGTCGCAAGGGCGCGGTCGGCGAGCACGAGGCCGAGCACGGCGAGGAGGAGCACGCCGAGGGCCACGAGGCGCTGCTGGCGGTGCTGGAGCTCAAGGGCACCGACACCCAGGCCTTCGACGACGCCGTCGAGGAGCTGGCGACCGCCGTCAACCACCACCTCACGGAGGAGGAGCTGACCATCCTCAACCCGGCCCGCGAGGAGGTCGGCGAACGGGTGCGGGCCGACCTCGGCCAGGAGTTCGCCGCCGAGCGCAACCGGCAGATCGACGACGACTGCGGCTCGCTCACCAACGTCCGCAGGATCGTCGCGGGAGCCCGGCGAGAGGGCCTCCTCGACGACGAGGACGACGAGGACTGA
- a CDS encoding ion channel, which translates to MTSSPTTELLRRHPSGWVLAAQLVAILAYPFLDDSVAGRAILGVVQIAIVLAALYAVRRTPTLTWVGILLAPPAMLFTVMEAVWPDTGWIVLGSALLHAPFYFYVSYGMIRYLFHDDRVTRDELFATAAAFTVVAWGFAYVYAAVQVLSPGSFTGAGGTEQTWFELLYLSFAQLTSVGLSDVVPIEAHARSVAILEMVAGVFYIALVVARMVGLTIVRQQRR; encoded by the coding sequence GTGACCTCCTCCCCCACGACCGAGCTGCTGCGGCGGCACCCCTCCGGGTGGGTGCTGGCGGCGCAGCTGGTCGCGATCCTGGCCTACCCGTTCCTCGACGACTCGGTCGCCGGCCGGGCGATCCTGGGCGTGGTGCAGATCGCGATCGTGCTGGCGGCGCTCTACGCCGTCCGGCGGACGCCGACGCTCACCTGGGTCGGCATCCTGCTGGCGCCGCCCGCCATGCTCTTCACGGTGATGGAGGCGGTCTGGCCCGACACCGGCTGGATCGTGCTGGGCTCGGCGCTGCTGCACGCGCCGTTCTACTTCTACGTCTCCTACGGGATGATCCGCTACCTCTTCCACGACGACCGGGTCACGCGCGACGAGCTGTTCGCGACCGCCGCGGCCTTCACGGTCGTCGCCTGGGGCTTCGCCTACGTCTACGCCGCCGTGCAGGTCCTGAGCCCCGGCTCCTTCACGGGCGCCGGCGGCACCGAACAGACGTGGTTCGAGCTGCTCTACCTCTCGTTCGCGCAGCTCACCAGCGTCGGCCTGTCCGACGTGGTGCCGATCGAGGCGCACGCCCGCTCGGTCGCGATCCTGGAGATGGTGGCGGGCGTCTTCTACATCGCGCTCGTCGTCGCCCGCATGGTCGGGCTGACCATCGTGCGGCAGCAGCGGCGCTGA
- a CDS encoding DUF1707 SHOCT-like domain-containing protein, producing the protein MTDPDQVWSAFSGDPRDPALAGMRASDADREVVHQVLTEAYADGRLDREELESRTTETQAARTLGDLLPPLEGLVAARRSATLVPEARIAERALESWRKDRREALWGLLSVSAIVWTIWLAGSFGGDGFDPYFPWPLFVTMAAALNLGRIQFQRDQIVSDEKRRLEKKRRKEIEKRREEDS; encoded by the coding sequence ATGACCGACCCCGACCAGGTGTGGTCCGCCTTCAGCGGCGATCCGCGCGATCCCGCGCTGGCCGGAATGCGCGCCTCCGACGCCGACCGCGAGGTGGTCCACCAGGTGCTCACCGAGGCGTACGCCGACGGCCGGCTCGACCGGGAGGAGCTGGAGTCCCGGACGACCGAGACGCAGGCGGCGCGGACGCTGGGCGACCTGCTGCCGCCGCTGGAGGGCCTGGTGGCCGCCCGACGGTCGGCGACGCTCGTGCCCGAGGCGCGCATCGCCGAGCGAGCGCTCGAGTCGTGGCGCAAGGACCGGCGCGAGGCCCTGTGGGGGCTGCTGTCGGTCTCGGCGATCGTGTGGACGATCTGGCTGGCGGGGTCGTTCGGGGGTGACGGGTTCGACCCGTACTTCCCCTGGCCGCTCTTCGTCACCATGGCGGCGGCGCTCAACCTCGGCCGGATCCAGTTCCAGCGCGACCAGATCGTCTCGGACGAGAAGCGACGGCTCGAGAAGAAGCGCCGCAAGGAGATCGAGAAGCGTCGGGAGGAGGACTCGTGA
- a CDS encoding NAD(P)/FAD-dependent oxidoreductase — protein sequence MATDTDVLIIGAGPTGLYAAYYAGFRGLRVAVVDSLPELGGQITAMYPEKAILDVAGFPTVKGKALVEGLVAQASSAHPTYHLDRTARSLEHHGDSVTIGLDDGTEISAGAVIITAGIGKFSPRPLPAGDGWLGRGLEFFVPSFQPYVDKDVVIVGGGDSAFDWALHLEPVARSVALVHRRDAFRAHARTVQAVRDSSVDIITRAQVTELRGDGTLEEVEISVDGVEPVRRPAQALVAALGFVADLGPLQEWGIEVEKRHVVVSPSMQTSLPRVFAAGDITEYAGKVRLIAVGFGEAATAVNNAAVAIDPDAHVFPGHSSEGT from the coding sequence GTGGCCACCGACACGGACGTGCTGATCATCGGAGCGGGCCCCACCGGCCTGTACGCCGCCTACTACGCCGGCTTCCGCGGGCTGCGGGTGGCGGTGGTCGACAGCCTGCCTGAGCTCGGTGGCCAGATCACCGCCATGTATCCCGAGAAGGCGATCCTCGACGTCGCCGGCTTCCCGACGGTCAAGGGCAAGGCGCTCGTGGAGGGGCTGGTCGCGCAGGCGTCGAGCGCCCACCCGACCTACCACCTCGACCGGACCGCCCGGAGCCTGGAGCACCACGGGGACTCGGTGACGATCGGGCTCGACGACGGCACCGAGATCAGCGCCGGTGCGGTGATCATCACCGCGGGCATCGGCAAGTTCAGCCCCCGGCCGCTGCCGGCGGGCGACGGGTGGCTCGGCCGTGGCCTGGAGTTCTTCGTCCCGTCCTTCCAGCCGTACGTCGACAAGGACGTCGTCATCGTCGGGGGCGGCGACAGCGCCTTCGACTGGGCGCTCCACCTCGAGCCGGTCGCCCGGTCGGTGGCGCTGGTCCACCGGCGTGACGCGTTCCGCGCCCATGCGCGGACCGTGCAGGCGGTGCGTGACAGCTCGGTCGACATCATCACGCGGGCGCAGGTGACCGAGCTGCGCGGCGACGGGACGCTCGAGGAGGTCGAGATCAGCGTCGACGGCGTCGAGCCCGTCCGCCGTCCGGCGCAGGCCCTGGTCGCCGCGCTCGGCTTCGTCGCCGACCTCGGGCCGCTGCAGGAGTGGGGGATCGAGGTCGAGAAGCGCCACGTCGTGGTGTCGCCCTCGATGCAGACCAGCCTGCCGCGCGTCTTCGCCGCCGGGGACATCACCGAGTATGCCGGCAAGGTCCGGCTGATCGCGGTCGGGTTCGGCGAGGCCGCGACCGCGGTCAACAACGCGGCCGTCGCCATCGACCCGGACGCCCACGTGTTCCCGGGCCACTCCAGCGAGGGCACCTGA